TATGTCCTATAATCCCCATATAGGCGCGGATAAATGTGCCATCTTAGCCCTCTCGAGAATTTTCATTGAACTATCGAAAGGAGCCCAAACCCATGCCACACAATTCGACGCTTGGCGCCTACCGACTTGACTTTGTCAAGATCTGCGGTATCACAAGCGCCGAGGACCGCGATCTCGTTGCAGAGGCCGGTGCAGATTACTTTGGTGTACTCATTGATGTAGCTTACTCCCCACGCTCGATTTCTCTAACGCAAGCTGGAAAGCTCTTCAAATCTCCACCCATCCCCGGTGTAGCTCTTGTATTCAACAACAGCCTGGATCGCATCCGCAAAATCGTAGATGAGCTCAACCCCTTTGCAATCCAGCTTCTCGGCAATGAGCCTCCAGAATTCATTGCCACTTTGAAAAGCGCCTTGGACTGTAGGATTTGGAAGTGCCTCCACCTTCCTCCAAAAGGCCATGGAGCAGTGGATCTTGAGTTTTTAATTACGCTCGCAGAAGACCTCGAAAACTCAGGGGTCGATGCAATCGCCGTAGATACGCTTGATACTACCGGCACTAAAACAATGCTTGGCGGTACGGGCATGGTTGGCGATTGGAATGCAATACGAGCCCTTCTCAAAGACAGAACGGTCCCTGGCATATTGGCTGGCGGAATAAACGACGGAAATGTCATTATGGCATTGCAGGCAGTTCGGCCAAATGGAATAGACGTCTGCACAGGCGTGGAATCCTCAATTGGGAAAAAAGACCCTGCCAAGCTCAACCGTCTTTTCAGTGTTCTTGAGCCTTATAGAAGCAGCTAGAAACAGTAAATTTCAGCTACATCAGTCCTGGGGGCTAAGAATGCAAAATCCACGTTGAAAACCTGATGCTCTTGTGCTATACTAGCTAAGCATAACAATATAGGTACTCGCAACAAACTCTAAACACTGATTAGAGTTATCCATGTGTGGTGGTTTTTACATGGATGATTACGGTCAATCAAGCCTAGGATTTGAAGAAAACGTCGTTGCAGTAGCATCGTATTTTTATCTTCTCGGCTTTATCATCCTTATACTTGAGAAAAAAAGCCATTTTGTCCGTTTTCATGCCCTTCAATCAACGTTCGGGTTCACATTTTTAACACTTCTGCTAATTACCATCAAATGCATACCAGCCCTCTCTTTTCTTTGGTGGCTACCTGGGCTCTCAATGCTCTTATTCGCAGGCACTTCTATGCTTAAGGCTTATTACGGCGAGGAGCACAAAATGCCACTTGTAGGGCGACTGGCATTTGGGTTGGTTTACGACACAAGAAGTGAGGAAGAAGACATCCTCGCTGCAGAGGAATCGAACGAAGAGACTACTAACGTCAAAACCGCGGGCACAGTTTCTTGACATTAGTTCGAATTGTGGTATAATACATTTACACAGAGCAAAGCTATTAAAATGCGGGAGTAGCTCAGTTGGTAGAGCGCTAGCCTTCCAAGCTGGATGTCGCGGGTTCGATCCCCGTCTCCCGCTCCATCAATTCGAAAGCAAGCACCGATAGGTGGAAGGTGCTTTTTTCTTTGCAAATGGGCCCCCGTAGCTCAGGGGACAGAGCAACTGCCTTCTAAGCAGTGGGCCACAGGTTCGAATCCTGTCGGGGGCGCCACGTAGGTCGCGGCGGGAATAGCTCAGCCGGTTAGAGCGCCAGGTTGTGGCCCTGGAGGTCGTGGGTTCGAATCCCATTTCTCGCCCCATCAATATACGATAAGGCTCGTCCGCTCGGACGGGCCTTATCAATTAATATGACGGCAAAAAGCAATCCGAAACCAGATATTTTGCCAACCAACTTGCGCAAATTCGATGGCACGGCTCTGATAAATTGTTCACTGCTATGCATGAATGTAACAATTTCAAACACACCCTTGCCCTTATAGGCAAAATCATTTATAGTAATGTTGCTAAAGCTAATTAGTAGCCGCGGGGAAGTCCATGGACATAGCAAGCATAAGGAAACAAATAGACAAAATCGACCAGCAAATCCTTGAACTATTGAACAAGCGTGCTGAGCTCGCCCTTGAGATTGGCAAATACAAGGCAAAGATGAAGAAAAGCACTTTCGCACCTGAGCGCGAACGACAAGTGCTTACAAAGCTAATTCAGGCGAATACTGGGCCATTGCCAAACTCAGCTGTGCAGGCAATCTATCGCGAAATAATCTCAGCCTCAAGAGCACTCGAGAAACCGCTAACAATTGCCTATTGGGGGCCACCTGCCACCAACACTCATATGGCAGCCATAAGCAAGTTTGGCTCATCATGCTCTTTCGTCTCAATGGATACCATACCAGATGTATTTAGCGAGGTCGAGCGCGAACGAGCCGACTTCGGCGTTGTCCCTATTGAAAACTCAACCGAAGGGGTTATAAACCACACGCTAGACACATTCTTGCAGTCAAAGTTGAAGATTTGCTCGGAGGTCTACCTTCCAATCACCCACAACCTATTATCTTTGGCTGAGGACCTTTCAGAGATAAAGTGCGTTTACTCAATTCCCACGGCAGTTGCACAGTGTCGAAATTGGTTAAGGGCAAATCTTCCAAACGCAGAAATTAAAGAAGTGTCAACAACTGCCAAAGCCGCCCAAATCTGCGCAACTGAAAAGGGCTCAGCAGCAATAGCCACAAGCTTAGCAGCTGAGTATTACGGCCTTAAAATACTGGCAGAACATATCGAAGATAATCCCCAAAACCGAACCCGCTTCCTCGTCGTTGGCTACAACGAGCCTGCACCGAGCGGAAAGGACAAAACATCACTTATGTTCTCAGTCGCACACAAAGCTGGCTCGCTTTTCCGCGCATTGAGTGCATTCGAGAAATACGACATTAATCTCACAATGATTGAATCGCGCCCGACAAAACTCACGCCATGGGAATACGTCTTCTTTGTGGACTGCCAGGGTCATTTCAAAGACGCGCCAATTCAAAAAGCTTTGAATGCGCTAAAGGAGTACACACTGTTCGTTACGGTGCTTGGGTCGTACCCCGAAGCTGAATAAAGGCAGGCTGATTCTCAGCTTGAATCCCGTTTCTAAATAAGTTTTCTCGACCTTCTGGCGCACACCACAACGGCAAAAAGGTAAATAATACTAGACACGATTGAAATCCATTTCCCTATTGTGAATGCTGTAGGCACGTATTCAATTTTTATCCAGTGATGTCCTGCTGAAAGTGGAATTGCGCGGAGAATATAATCCGCAGGCATCAGGTTGTACTTTCTTTGGTCGCTACCAGGCAGTGGCTTTGCACGCCAGCCTTTAGAGTACGCATCCGTTATGAGTAATATCGCCGGGTCAGGTAGCTCAGCCTCCACCACCAGCTCATCAGTCGAACGCTTCAAAAGTCTTGCCTTGCCGATTCTTCCCGATGGAACTGGCTTGGGATATGGCTCCGACTCAAGAATAACAGTCTTTCTCGGATTAAACCCATTTTCACTCATCTTGGCAAGGATATCATCACGGCCAGTGGCAACCTTCCAGTCCTGAACTAAATTTAGCAACGGCAAAGGATTAGGCAACTCGAAGACCTGTACCGCACCTCCCTGAGGAATGAAAACGTATCTGCATCTGATTAGGCTCGCCAGAGGATGAACGCTAAATGAACGTATCTCAGCCTTCGCTTCATCGGGGTCTTTCCCATTTATAAATGCAATAAATTCTGCATATCGGCGAAGAACAAGCGCATCATAACCCCATACATCATACCTGCCAACGCACATAGCATGGTTTGGATTATCTGGCCAAAGAATCCGGTAATCCCCCGGATTCTTCGCAAGAAAAGCTCTCAGACTTGGATTATCTGCCAGCTTTGAATCAAAGCTCACGCAAAGCATGCGAGCAAAAACGAGAATCTCAACCACCGCCAACACGCCAATTGCGTATACAGCTCGCTTTTCCTTCCTCGCAATCATAAGGAGAACAAACAATAATAGACAAATTCCGGCAGAAATGAGCAAAGACTCAGAGGCAAACTTTCCAGCCTGCAGGAAGAAATCTGACTCTAAGATTCCATGCCTGCCAATATAGCACTCAGCTGAACTAGTAATAGCTGTAGAAAATCTTTTCCATAATCCATCTGGATTTGCTGCCGACGTTCGAATAAAAAACGCCAAAATGCCGAGAACTAAACCAATACATGGAACGCTTGCTACAAAAGCCCGACTTTCCGGCGGCTTTCTTAACATCCGATCAAAACCAACCCCGGCTAACATAATTGTAAAAAGGGTGGCTTGAAGTATAAATTTCGACATCCCACGGAATGAGTTAAACCCAGGAATCCAATAATATAAAACATTGAAAAGCGGAGTATGCGATCCCAAGGCAAGCACAATAAGGATGAACACCATTGCAAGTGAGAGACGTCGGATCTGTTTGTCGCCAAATATCGCTCCATAAAGCGCCAGGAAGAAGCCACTCACTCCTATATAAAGCGACATTTCCCACAAGAAACAACGCCCCCAATAGGGGAATTTAATCATATTTCCGAAAAACCCAGGGACCAACAAGGTAATCAAATTTTCAGGAGGGAAAGAGAACATTGCCGCATAGTCATACTTTACACCCCCGCCGCGAATGCTCTCGGCCGCCGCCTGAAGCCCCGTTAGAAGCTGGACGGCAGACAGCGCACTTCCCACAACATACATCCCCATCACGCAAAGCCCTGTAATGAGTCTTTTTTCTGTTTTTATTATCCGAATCCCAGAGTAGAAAAGCACCGCCACCAGGGTGTAGAACATGCACTGTGGAAAACCAGCTAGCCCTTGCATTGCAACTGAAAATGCTCCCAGCAAGAACCATGACAGCGATGGCTTGTCAAACATACCGTCAATCGCAAGCAGTATCAGTGGCGCCCATGCCATAACGCATATTACAGGCAAATGACCAGCATACACATGCATAAATAGAGGCGCAGAAAACATCCACAAAATTGCCGAAAGAAGACATGCTCCCGGGTGTAGCCTACGATGTGCCACCCATAGATACATAAACAAACCCGCAAGAATGATGTGCGCTGCAACCAAAAGATTGATCGCCCTTGAAACTGAAAGTATCAAATGCAACCAATTTGGAGGGTATAAGAGCGCAGATTGAAAGAAACCGAAAAACGGGCTACCAGAGAAAACATACGGATTCCACAATGCTAGGTTGCCGTTCCTGAGTTCGCGGAATCCAAACTCCCTCAAATGAACGTAGTGTAGGCAGATATCCCCTCGGTTACGGGAAATAATAAAATCCTTGCCAGCAAAAATAGAACCTGCAAGCATTAATATAGTCAGAATGATAATCAATACAGCCGATATTGCAATAGTCGCCCTGGAATTGCTTACAAACGGAACGCTTCCTAAACGATATCCTTCTGACCTTGATTTGCCGCTTTTTTTGTTTTTTCGAATACTATAGTGTTTCATAGTCACCTATGGCTCCGGCATTCTTTCGGATAGAGCTTTCAAAAAGTCGGGATGAGGCGTAACCCCGTATTTGCGACACAGCTTGACCTCTCTCCATGCGCCTGCATAATCACCCTTGAAATATAAGGCTATGGCAAGGTTGTTGTGAGCTTCTCCAAGTGTCGGATCAAGCCTGATTGCCTTGCGGTATTCTTCTATTGCTTCGTCGAGCTTGCCTAATTCTTTAAGAATTACCCCAAGGTTGCTATGAGCCTCCGCAAGCGTTGGATCAATCCTTACTGCCTCTTGATATTCTCTCATAGCCTCGTTCAGGTTGCCCTGCACGTCAAAATCCAAGCCTTTACGGTAATGTTCCAGTGCATTTTCGCGTTGCTTTGACCTCACAACTTGCCGCACCACATTGGCACTGGCTCGCCGCCGCTTCTCTGCAGTGGCGGCGATTAGGTTAACCCGAGCGTCTTCAAAATTCGGATTCAGCCTAAGCGCCTCCGTAAAATGAGCGATTGCCAGGTCAATTTCTCCCATTCCATAAAACGCATTCCCTAAATTAAAATGAGTCTTCGGCTGATCTGGCATTATTCTAAGTGCGGCTTCGAAATGTTTCGCGGCTGTTTTATAGTCTTTTTTCTCGGCTAAAGCAGTGCCAAGGTTCATATGAGCAACCGAGTTTTCCGATGTTACTTCAAGAGCTCGAGTAAAAATCGCAACGCTATTTTTCCAATAACCCAATTGAACAAAAGTACAAGTAGAAAGACAAACAAGCGTTATAACAGCACTTAAAGGAAGAACGGAAGAATAGAGGAAAACATTGAAGAAGCAGCTAGCCTTTTTACTTTCTTCCATTACTTTATTTCTACTCAAGCTTCCAGTTAAATCTGGGATTCCCCATGCGATTACTATAAAAAGGCCAATCAAGGGAATGTAGGTAAAACGATCCGCCATGCCATGCATGCCAAACTGCACCAGACCAATTACAGGAACAAGGGTGCCCATAAACCACAGCCATCCAACTCCGACGTACGGCCGGCGTTTAGATGCTCGGAAGGCAAAATATAACAAAATCGCAAGCGCCAATCCAGAAGCTACCACCTGCCATTCCGGTATCTTATCGAGAGGATGGGGGTAGATAACTGCAAGCTTCTGCGGCCATAGCATCTTTAAAATATACAGGACATAGGAGACAATTGCATTAGAAACCCGAATGCCAAACGGTATGGCTTCAAACGAGCTTATCGCTCCACCCTTCTGCTGAGCATAGTATGCAATATAGCAAGAAATCAATACCATTCCGAAAAGCGGCAACTTCTCAATAATCAGGTGCGAGGTAGTCTTTGTACTTAATTTCAAATGCCGAGCAGTAGGCGAGCGATTAGCAAGTGTGCTGCGGCAGAGCGGCCAGTAATCCAAAAGTAGAAGCACGAATGGGAGAGTTACAAGCATTGGCTTTGACATCAGGCCAAGGGCAAAGAAAACAATAATTGGAGCATAGGTCGAAACCTTGGGAAATTGGACATATCGGGCATATGCCCACAGCGCAAGCATCCAAAAAAGCGTACTTAAGACGTCCTTTCTCTCGGCTACCCAAGCAACCGACTCAATATGTAAAGGGTGTATTGCAAAAAGCGCTGCCACAAAGCCACTCTGCCAAGGCAAGCCAGTCATGCGAACGAGGACTAAAAAAAGCACAACCGTGTTAGCCGAATGAAGCAGCAGATTGATCAAATGATATCCAAAAGGCTCCAGACGAAAAAGTTCCCAGTCAAACATATACGACAGCCAAACCATTGGCTGCCAAGTGCCTTGATACACAGTCCTAAAAGCCCAGCTGATATTTCGCACGTTAAGGCCGTGCACGTTTACATTATTTACGACATATTCGGGATCATCATAGGAGAGAAAATCGTTGTTGAGCACGCGGCAAAACGTAGCAAATATTAAGAGAAGCAGCGCTAGGCAGATTATTAGGTTAAGTCGTCTTTCGAACATACCTACCTCAGTTTTCAGGCATTTTCTCAGAGAGTGCTTTCAAAAAAGTTTTGGGAGGCTTTCCACCATATTCCTCATACAGACGGATTTCCCACCACGCCCCCACATAGTCTCCTTTTTCATACAGCGCAATAGCTAAATTTTTGTGGGCGCTTGCGTGCCTAGGATTAAGTCGAATCGCCATCCGGTAGGCTTGAATTGCCGCATCCAACTTGCCTAACTGACCAAGAGCAACCCCCAAATTGTAGTAAGCAGACACGAACTGCGGATTCTTTTGAACCGCTATTCTAAATTGGCGCACTGCTCCATCAAGGTCACCCTTAAATGCTAGCGCCAATCCGAGGTCATTGTAAACCTCTGCAAGGTTAGGATTTAGCTGTATAGCCTTCTTATAGTGTTCGATTGCCTCATCAATACGCCCCTGTGCCGCCAATGCTAGCCCAAGGTTGCCGTGAGCGTTTGCAAAGTCAGGCCTAAGCGACAACGCTTTGCCATAATGTTCGACTGCCTCAGATAGATTTCCCTGTGAAGCAAGAGCCAAGCCCAGGTTATTATACGCATCAGCATCATTCGGATTGACCTTCAATGCTTCTTTAAACTGCAAGATTGCCTCCTTTACCATCCCTCCTTCGGCTAGGGCAACGCCAAGATTGAGCATTGCATTAGGATCGAAAGGATAGATTTCCAACGCCCTTGAGTAGTGTGCTATTGCCTGCTTTATTTTGCCCTTCTCCCTTAAAGCATCACCAAGGCTTGTATGAGCCACAACATTGTTTTTTGTCACTGCAAGGGTGTGTTCAAATAGTGAGACACTATCACGCCAGTAGCCAACTTGGATGCGTGTGCAGATTGCCAGGGCAAGAAGCGATACAGCAGATGCAAATGGGAGAATAGGCAAATTGATAATCTTTCTTCCTTCTCTCGCTCCCTTTAATCCAATATTCCCCAGAAGGTCGGGGACTCCCCAAACAATTGCGATGAAAATGCCAATGAGCGGAATATAAGTGTACCTATCCGCCATTGCCTGGCTTCCAACTTGGATTATGCCAATTACCGGGACCAAAGTAAAGAGATACCAAAACCAGCCAACCACCAGATAGCGCCTGCTATGCGCTAGGTAGACTGCCAGCAAAGTTATGCTAACGAGAACCAAACCAGATCCAACAACTTGCCAAATCGGCAATCCCTCTATTGGGTATGGATAGAAAATCGCAAGGTTCCTTGGCCAGAGCATCTTGCCAAGATATGCAACATAAGAAACAAGCGCATTTGAAATACGGTCAGTGATGGCAACTTTTTGAAGCGTTCTCACAGCCTCGCCCTCATGCTGGGCAATGTATGTTATAACGCATGATATAGTTGAGAGCACGAATAGCAGCGCCTTCTCAAGTATAAGATTACCATGCTTACTTAAAGCAGCAGCCGACGTTGAGTGACGAGCAAGGCTGATGCGTCTTAAGGGCCAGTAGTCTAGCAGCAGGAAAACAAGGGGAAGGGTAACCAGCATAGGTTTCGACATAAGCCCAAGCGCAAACAAGACCATAACTCGAAGGTAAGTCATAACCCTAGGAGATTGCACGTAACTGATATATGACCATGTGGTGACCATCCAGAAAAAGGCACTCAAGACATCCTTTCTTTCGGCCGTCCAAGCGACTGATTCCACATGAAGCGGATGTATCGCAAAAAAAGCCGCAACGAGCGCGCTTCGCCACGGATAGCCTGTAACACTCAAGAGGATTCCAAAAAGAGTAAGCGTCGTCGCCAGATGCAAAATAAGATTCGTTAGATGGTGCCCCCATGGCTTCATGCCATACACTTCAACGTCGAGCATATGGGAAATCCACGTCATAGGATGCCAATTTGCCGCATGCCTAGTTGCAAACGCCCACT
This Armatimonadota bacterium DNA region includes the following protein-coding sequences:
- a CDS encoding phosphoribosylanthranilate isomerase, whose translation is MPHNSTLGAYRLDFVKICGITSAEDRDLVAEAGADYFGVLIDVAYSPRSISLTQAGKLFKSPPIPGVALVFNNSLDRIRKIVDELNPFAIQLLGNEPPEFIATLKSALDCRIWKCLHLPPKGHGAVDLEFLITLAEDLENSGVDAIAVDTLDTTGTKTMLGGTGMVGDWNAIRALLKDRTVPGILAGGINDGNVIMALQAVRPNGIDVCTGVESSIGKKDPAKLNRLFSVLEPYRSS
- the pheA gene encoding prephenate dehydratase — its product is MDIASIRKQIDKIDQQILELLNKRAELALEIGKYKAKMKKSTFAPERERQVLTKLIQANTGPLPNSAVQAIYREIISASRALEKPLTIAYWGPPATNTHMAAISKFGSSCSFVSMDTIPDVFSEVERERADFGVVPIENSTEGVINHTLDTFLQSKLKICSEVYLPITHNLLSLAEDLSEIKCVYSIPTAVAQCRNWLRANLPNAEIKEVSTTAKAAQICATEKGSAAIATSLAAEYYGLKILAEHIEDNPQNRTRFLVVGYNEPAPSGKDKTSLMFSVAHKAGSLFRALSAFEKYDINLTMIESRPTKLTPWEYVFFVDCQGHFKDAPIQKALNALKEYTLFVTVLGSYPEAE
- a CDS encoding tetratricopeptide repeat protein codes for the protein MKKFYQRFWIMLALIAITIGVFLPVLRNEFINFDDGEYVTENVLVRAGLTWEGIKWAFATRHAANWHPMTWISHMLDVEVYGMKPWGHHLTNLILHLATTLTLFGILLSVTGYPWRSALVAAFFAIHPLHVESVAWTAERKDVLSAFFWMVTTWSYISYVQSPRVMTYLRVMVLFALGLMSKPMLVTLPLVFLLLDYWPLRRISLARHSTSAAALSKHGNLILEKALLFVLSTISCVITYIAQHEGEAVRTLQKVAITDRISNALVSYVAYLGKMLWPRNLAIFYPYPIEGLPIWQVVGSGLVLVSITLLAVYLAHSRRYLVVGWFWYLFTLVPVIGIIQVGSQAMADRYTYIPLIGIFIAIVWGVPDLLGNIGLKGAREGRKIINLPILPFASAVSLLALAICTRIQVGYWRDSVSLFEHTLAVTKNNVVAHTSLGDALREKGKIKQAIAHYSRALEIYPFDPNAMLNLGVALAEGGMVKEAILQFKEALKVNPNDADAYNNLGLALASQGNLSEAVEHYGKALSLRPDFANAHGNLGLALAAQGRIDEAIEHYKKAIQLNPNLAEVYNDLGLALAFKGDLDGAVRQFRIAVQKNPQFVSAYYNLGVALGQLGKLDAAIQAYRMAIRLNPRHASAHKNLAIALYEKGDYVGAWWEIRLYEEYGGKPPKTFLKALSEKMPEN
- a CDS encoding tetratricopeptide repeat protein translates to MFERRLNLIICLALLLLIFATFCRVLNNDFLSYDDPEYVVNNVNVHGLNVRNISWAFRTVYQGTWQPMVWLSYMFDWELFRLEPFGYHLINLLLHSANTVVLFLVLVRMTGLPWQSGFVAALFAIHPLHIESVAWVAERKDVLSTLFWMLALWAYARYVQFPKVSTYAPIIVFFALGLMSKPMLVTLPFVLLLLDYWPLCRSTLANRSPTARHLKLSTKTTSHLIIEKLPLFGMVLISCYIAYYAQQKGGAISSFEAIPFGIRVSNAIVSYVLYILKMLWPQKLAVIYPHPLDKIPEWQVVASGLALAILLYFAFRASKRRPYVGVGWLWFMGTLVPVIGLVQFGMHGMADRFTYIPLIGLFIVIAWGIPDLTGSLSRNKVMEESKKASCFFNVFLYSSVLPLSAVITLVCLSTCTFVQLGYWKNSVAIFTRALEVTSENSVAHMNLGTALAEKKDYKTAAKHFEAALRIMPDQPKTHFNLGNAFYGMGEIDLAIAHFTEALRLNPNFEDARVNLIAATAEKRRRASANVVRQVVRSKQRENALEHYRKGLDFDVQGNLNEAMREYQEAVRIDPTLAEAHSNLGVILKELGKLDEAIEEYRKAIRLDPTLGEAHNNLAIALYFKGDYAGAWREVKLCRKYGVTPHPDFLKALSERMPEP